A portion of the Penaeus monodon isolate SGIC_2016 chromosome 28, NSTDA_Pmon_1, whole genome shotgun sequence genome contains these proteins:
- the LOC119591066 gene encoding glycine-rich cell wall structural protein-like, whose translation MEAAAATAATPGDEGNAGGGASGGYKPPSGGGGGGVSSGYKPPSGGGGGGVSSGYKPPSGSGGGGISSGYTPPSAGRGGGVSSGYKPPSGGGGGGVSSGYKPPSAGGGGGVSSGYKPPSGGGGGGVSSGYTPPSGSGGGGVSSGYKPPSAGGGGGISSGYTPPSGGGGSGVSSGYKPPSGGGGGGVSGGYKPPSGGGVSGGYTPPSGGGGGGISSGYKPPSGGGGGGVSGGYKPPSGGGGGGVNSGYKPPSAGGGGGVSSGYTPPAGGGGGVSSGYKPPSAGGGGGVSSGYKPPSAGGGGGVSSGYKPPSGGGGSGVSGGYKPPGSGGGGVSSGYKPPSGGGGGGVISGYTSPSGGGGDGVSGGYKPPSGVSRDCKSGSGGTGGYGPSGGGSGYKAPVSGGGVGSATYKYIPPPSVRGYGSSYAGVEGAAGSSAGCTSSSAGVGATPGGFSGRGAEQGNGAGGRVYKSFSSRSPVRNALASLLDISKSSAEEISSYVSIE comes from the exons ATGGAGGCAGCAGCAGCTACAGCAGCTACCCCGGGGG ATGAAGGAAATGCAGGAGGTGGAGCTAGTGGTGGATACAAGCCTCcttctggaggtggaggaggtggagttaGCAGTGGATACAAGCCTCcttctggaggtggaggaggtggagttaGCAGTGGATACAAGCCTCCTtctggaagtggaggaggtggaattaGCAGTGGATACACGCCTCCTTCTGCAGGTAGAGGAGGTGGAGTTAGCAGTGGATACAAGCCTCcttctggaggtggaggaggtggagttaGCAGTGGATACAAGCCTCCTTCtgcaggtggaggaggtggagttaGCAGTGGATACAAGCCTCcttctggaggtggaggaggtggagttaGCAGTGGATACACGCCTCCTtctggaagtggaggaggtggagttaGCAGTGGATACAAGCCTCCTTCtgcaggtggaggaggtggaattaGCAGTGGATACACGCCTCCttctggaggtggaggaagtggagttaGCAGTGGATACAAGCCTCcttctggaggtggaggaggtggagtgagTGGTGGATACAAGCCTCCTTCTGGAGGTGGAGTGAGTGGTGGATACACGCCTCcttctggaggtggaggaggtggaattaGCAGTGGATACAAGCCTCcttctggaggtggaggaggtggagtgagTGGTGGATACAAGCCTCcttctggaggtggaggaggtggagttaACAGTGGATACAAGCCTCCTTCtgcaggtggaggaggtggagttaGCAGTGGATACACGCCTCCtgcaggtggaggaggtggagttaGCAGTGGATACAAGCCTCCTTCtgcaggtggaggaggtggagttaGCAGTGGATACAAGCCTCCTTCtgcaggtggaggaggtggagttaGCAGTGGATACAAGCCTCCttctggaggtggaggaagtggagtgaGTGGTGGATACAAGCCTcctggaagtggaggaggtggagttaGCAGTGGATACAAGCCTCcttctggaggtggaggaggtggagttaTCAGTGGATACACGTCTCcttctggaggtggaggagatggagtgagTGGTGGATACAAGCCTCCCTCAGGTGTGTCCAGGGATTGCAAATCTGGATCTGGAGGTACTGGTGGATACGGCCCTTCCGGAGGAGGAAGTGGATATAAAGCTCCCGTTTCCGGAGGTGGGGTGGGAAGTGCCACTTATAAATATATTCCGCCTCCGTCAGTGCGGGGATACGGGAGCTCCTATGCCGGGGTTGAAGGAGCGGCTGGTTCTTCTGCTGGATGCACAAGTTCGTCGGCTGGCGTAGGAGCCACTCCTGGAGGCTTTTCTGGCCGCGGGGCTGAGCAGGGAAACGGAGCAGGCGGGAGAGTGTATAAATCATTTTCAAGCAGAAGTCCTGTCCGAAATGCCCTTGCGTCCCTGCTTGATATAAGCAAGAGCAGCGCTGAAGAGATTAGCAGTTACGTCAGCATAGAATAA